GGGCTGGCTTGGGATCCAGCTCGATCCCCAGGCCCGCGGCGTTGCACGCATTCAGAAATTGGCCGACCCCTCGCCGTTGCGCGAAGCCGGCGTTCTTCCCGGCGACCATATCGTCCGGGCCAACGATCGTCCCATCCGCAACTTCCAGCAGCTTGTGCAGGCGCTTTACATGATCCCCGCCGGCGACGAAGTCGTTGTCGTGACGGAGCGCAAAGGCGAGCAGCGGGAATTGAAGATCAAACTGGCTCGCAACACGGACCTGGGTCCACTTCCCGCAGCGGAAGAACCGGAGAATCCGTTCTCGCCACCGACGGAGCCCGATGATTCCGGCGGCGAATGATGCTACTGCTCCGTTTCCTCCCGGACCACCGGCACCGCCAACGGTGACCGCTCTGGCAAGGCGCGATACACCACAAGCAAATAAACGACACCAATCAGTGCCAGCGACAGCCCCGTGAATTGAGAAATGGTCAGCCCGCCCACGTCATGCGGGTTGTCCGTCCGGATAATCTCCAAGAGCACGCGTCCGATGGGGTACAACAGCAACATCAGACCGAAGACCATGCCATGACGCTCGCGGGTGTAGAATACCGCCGAGAGGAGACCGGAGAGAATCAGTGCGTGAATGCTGGAGTACAACTGCGTGGGATGTACCGGCAGCGAGCGATACCGCGCCGCCAGCGCCTGGAGTTCCGACACGGACATTACGCGATCGGGGTGGTCCCGGGAGGGGAACTTCTGGGCATAGGCCAGACTGTCCAGCCCGAGCTCCTGCTCTGCTGCGGCCTTCTTCGCCTGCGCCGCCTTGAGCTGCTGCTCCAGCCCCTGGATGGTCGCCGCGTCGGCGCCGCTCTTCCTGGCTTCCTCGAGCCTCTGATTCAACTGCTCGACTTCCCGTTCCGGTCCTTCCCGTTGCTCGACGCTGGCCGACAGGGCCTTGGCCGGCACCAGCGACGGATAGAGCCCGCGCGTGTCGACCAGTTCCGCCGGAACAAATACCTCGCGTTCTTCCCACTGGTGCACGAACGGGTTGCTCCCGTAGGGAAACTCGACCGCCCAGGGGAATCGCGCGGTTTGCGCATCGGTGGCAAGACAAACTCCTCCGAAGCAGCAGCCGTTGAAGAAGCAGCCCAATCGGCCAAACGCCAGACCCCACATCGTGCTCGGCGCCAGAATATCCAGGTACATCCGAATCGAAAGCCGCTTCCACCACGCAAAGACCAGAATGGCGGCGGCTGCTCCGATCAACCCGCCGAGGAACTCGAGGCCGCCCTGACGAATGTCCACGATCGCCCAGAGCTTGTTCGCCCGGTGGGCGAACTCCGGTTCCCAATAGTGAATCACGAAAAACAGCCGTGATCCGGCGACGCCGAAGATCAGCGCCAGGAAGGAAAGGTCCAGCACGCGATCGGGGTCGGCTTTGACGCGCGACGCCCGCCGCATCGCCAGCCATACGGCGCTGAGGAACCCGACGGCCAGGAAAAACCCGTACGTCTTGATGGTGATGCCGCCGGGCAACGTGAAAAGCTCTGGATGCATGAATATTCCCGTCAGGATCGGACTGCGACGGCGTGCCCATACGCGCCCCTCCGGCACGCCTGCTCGAAGTATCCGCCCATCCTAGGGCTGGCTCGCCGCAACGTCCACCGCGACATTGTCAATCAGGCGACATTGTCCG
This genomic interval from Phycisphaerae bacterium contains the following:
- a CDS encoding prolipoprotein diacylglyceryl transferase, which produces MHPELFTLPGGITIKTYGFFLAVGFLSAVWLAMRRASRVKADPDRVLDLSFLALIFGVAGSRLFFVIHYWEPEFAHRANKLWAIVDIRQGGLEFLGGLIGAAAAILVFAWWKRLSIRMYLDILAPSTMWGLAFGRLGCFFNGCCFGGVCLATDAQTARFPWAVEFPYGSNPFVHQWEEREVFVPAELVDTRGLYPSLVPAKALSASVEQREGPEREVEQLNQRLEEARKSGADAATIQGLEQQLKAAQAKKAAAEQELGLDSLAYAQKFPSRDHPDRVMSVSELQALAARYRSLPVHPTQLYSSIHALILSGLLSAVFYTRERHGMVFGLMLLLYPIGRVLLEIIRTDNPHDVGGLTISQFTGLSLALIGVVYLLVVYRALPERSPLAVPVVREETEQ